A genomic region of Desulfuromonas sp. TF contains the following coding sequences:
- the pyk gene encoding pyruvate kinase, producing the protein MIRHTKIVATVGPACDSEEGLLALMEAGADVFRLNFSHGDQSSKAAIIRRIRELSRRRQQAVAILGDLQGPKIRAGLMKGGALELIAGEEVVITVRDVLGEGNIIPTIYRELPRDVVLGDRILLDDGLMELEVLGVTGEDVRCRVRVGGILKDRKGINLPGVKVSAPALTEKDREDLRFCVAEEVDYVALSFVRSADDVLKLKDLLYREKSDIHVIAKIEKPEAVTDFDAILKASDGIMVARGDLGVEMKPEKVPLIQKMIIRKCNEAGKPVITATQMLESMVSNPRPTRAETSDVANAILDGTDAIMLSAETASGKYPVEAVSLMVHVARDVEGDPFLNMQVFHPISETRGYRSMPEAIGRAACGVAENVGAAGILAFTQTGSTAALVAKCRPAIPIYAVTPSQAVRRRLALYAGVRSIRVDIKGDTEAQIRSVEEAVLAAGVMRKGEVAVITMGSPVSAPGTTNLLKVHRLGTGLYFEVH; encoded by the coding sequence ATGATTCGCCATACAAAGATCGTCGCCACCGTCGGGCCGGCCTGCGACTCGGAGGAGGGTCTGCTGGCCCTGATGGAAGCCGGGGCTGATGTCTTTCGCCTGAACTTCTCCCACGGAGACCAGTCGAGCAAAGCCGCCATCATTCGCCGCATCCGGGAGTTGTCCCGGCGCCGTCAGCAGGCGGTCGCCATTCTAGGCGATCTGCAGGGACCGAAGATCCGTGCCGGCCTGATGAAGGGAGGTGCTCTGGAGCTCATTGCCGGAGAAGAGGTCGTGATTACCGTAAGGGATGTACTGGGGGAGGGAAACATCATCCCCACCATCTACAGGGAGCTGCCCCGAGACGTGGTGCTCGGGGATCGCATCCTGCTTGATGATGGCCTGATGGAGCTTGAAGTCCTGGGTGTTACCGGAGAAGATGTGCGATGCCGGGTCCGGGTCGGTGGAATACTCAAGGACCGCAAAGGAATCAATCTTCCGGGGGTAAAGGTTTCGGCCCCCGCCCTCACGGAGAAGGACCGGGAAGACCTGCGCTTCTGCGTGGCGGAGGAGGTCGATTACGTCGCACTGTCCTTTGTGCGAAGCGCGGACGACGTGTTGAAGCTGAAAGACCTTCTCTATCGTGAGAAGTCGGACATTCACGTGATCGCCAAGATCGAGAAGCCCGAGGCCGTGACAGATTTCGACGCTATCCTCAAGGCTTCCGACGGCATCATGGTGGCCCGGGGAGATCTCGGGGTGGAGATGAAGCCGGAGAAGGTTCCCCTGATTCAGAAAATGATCATCCGCAAGTGCAACGAGGCGGGCAAACCGGTCATCACGGCGACCCAGATGCTGGAGAGCATGGTTTCCAATCCCCGCCCGACCCGGGCGGAAACCTCGGATGTGGCCAATGCCATTCTCGACGGCACCGATGCGATCATGCTCTCGGCGGAAACGGCATCCGGGAAGTATCCGGTGGAGGCGGTTTCGCTGATGGTCCATGTGGCCCGCGATGTCGAAGGAGATCCTTTCCTGAACATGCAGGTCTTCCATCCCATTTCGGAGACTCGCGGTTATCGAAGCATGCCCGAGGCCATCGGCCGGGCAGCCTGCGGAGTGGCTGAAAACGTGGGCGCGGCGGGCATCCTCGCTTTCACCCAGACCGGCAGCACCGCGGCTCTAGTGGCCAAATGCCGGCCGGCCATCCCTATTTACGCCGTCACACCCTCCCAGGCGGTCAGGCGGCGGCTCGCCCTTTATGCCGGAGTGCGATCTATCCGGGTCGATATCAAGGGGGATACGGAAGCCCAGATCCGTTCCGTGGAGGAGGCGGTCCTGGCGGCCGGCGTCATGCGGAAGGGGGAGGTGGCGGTCATCACCATGGGAAGTCCCGTTTCCGCACCCGGAACGACCAATCTGCTGAAGGTTCATCGTCTGGGGACGGGCCTCTATTTTGAGGTTCACTAA
- the ilvA gene encoding threonine ammonia-lyase, producing MLKLSAIRDAAVILNGRIRRTELIHSHYFSERLGHPLYFKCENLQRTGSFKVRGALNFLAHHPPESLQSGVITASAGNHAQGVALAARQMNIPALVVMPENTPLAKILATRDYGAEVTLHGAAFDDAAERARELEREKGMVYVPAFDHPLIMAGQGTVGLEILEDLPDADTLLVPIGGGGLIAGVATAAKGINPRIRIVGVEAAGAPCALLSRRKGSLVTLTAARSLADGIVVKRLGEETFPIIEKLVDDIVTVEEEEIAQAIVSLMEKGKLVVEGAGAVSLAALLYGRGTSPLGRTVCLLSGGNIDVQTIARVVERGMVAEGRFLKVKVELLDAPGSLAKLASMLAGEGANIFHVSHDRRSAGLHLGRAEVHLELETRGPEHIREILDLLKKGGYGATVVR from the coding sequence ATGCTCAAGCTTTCCGCCATCCGCGACGCTGCCGTCATTCTGAACGGGCGAATCCGCCGGACGGAGCTGATCCACTCCCACTACTTTTCGGAGCGGCTGGGCCATCCCCTGTATTTCAAATGCGAAAACCTCCAGCGCACCGGCTCCTTCAAGGTTCGCGGCGCTCTTAACTTCCTGGCTCATCATCCGCCGGAGTCCCTCCAGTCAGGCGTGATTACTGCTTCTGCAGGCAATCATGCCCAGGGGGTAGCCCTTGCCGCCCGCCAGATGAATATCCCCGCCCTGGTCGTCATGCCGGAGAACACACCGCTGGCCAAAATCCTGGCCACCCGGGATTACGGAGCCGAGGTGACGCTGCATGGCGCCGCCTTCGACGATGCCGCCGAGCGGGCCCGGGAACTGGAACGGGAAAAAGGGATGGTCTACGTTCCGGCTTTCGACCATCCCCTCATCATGGCCGGACAGGGGACCGTCGGCCTGGAAATTCTGGAGGATCTTCCCGATGCCGACACTCTGCTGGTCCCCATCGGCGGAGGGGGACTGATCGCCGGAGTCGCCACGGCCGCCAAAGGGATCAATCCACGCATCCGCATCGTCGGAGTGGAGGCGGCCGGCGCCCCGTGCGCCCTGCTGTCGCGGCGCAAAGGATCCCTGGTGACTCTCACGGCGGCTCGCTCCCTCGCCGACGGCATCGTGGTCAAACGGCTTGGGGAGGAGACCTTTCCCATTATTGAAAAACTGGTCGACGATATCGTCACGGTCGAAGAGGAGGAGATCGCCCAGGCTATTGTCAGTCTGATGGAAAAGGGAAAACTGGTGGTGGAAGGGGCAGGGGCGGTAAGCCTTGCCGCCCTCCTCTATGGGCGAGGGACCAGCCCCCTCGGCCGAACCGTCTGTCTTCTCTCCGGCGGCAATATCGACGTCCAGACCATTGCCAGGGTCGTGGAACGGGGAATGGTGGCCGAGGGGCGCTTTCTGAAGGTAAAAGTGGAACTTCTCGATGCTCCGGGCTCTCTGGCAAAACTGGCGTCCATGCTGGCCGGAGAGGGGGCAAACATCTTCCATGTCAGCCACGACCGCCGTTCCGCCGGCCTCCACCTGGGCCGGGCCGAGGTACACCTCGAGCTGGAAACCCGGGGACCAGAGCATATCCGGGAAATTCTGGACCTCTTGAAAAAGGGGGGGTATGGGGCGACCGTGGTGCGCTAA
- the folE2 gene encoding GTP cyclohydrolase FolE2 yields the protein MPDMQKSPDTRNIAIDKVGVKDIRYPIVVLDKSKVRQHTVARINMYVDLPHHFKGTHMSRFIEILNQYHGEISIESLDTILLEMKERLEASCSHLELEFPYFIEKEAPASRAKGLMEYQCRMVGTLGEKTDFILGVTVPVTSLCPCSREISARGAHNQRSAIHVQIRYRGHVWLEDLINWIESCGSAPVYSLLKREDEKAVTEQAYDNPMFVEDMVRAVTEQLRSRPEILWFRVECENFESIHNHSAYAEVERNNVEGCG from the coding sequence ATGCCCGACATGCAGAAATCCCCGGATACCCGCAACATCGCCATCGATAAAGTCGGGGTGAAGGATATCCGCTACCCCATCGTAGTGCTGGACAAGAGCAAGGTCCGGCAGCACACGGTGGCCCGGATCAATATGTATGTGGATCTGCCCCATCATTTCAAGGGGACCCACATGAGCCGCTTCATCGAGATACTCAACCAGTACCATGGCGAGATCAGCATCGAGAGCCTCGATACCATCCTGCTGGAGATGAAGGAGCGTCTGGAGGCATCCTGCTCCCATCTGGAGCTTGAGTTTCCCTATTTCATCGAAAAGGAAGCCCCGGCCTCGAGGGCCAAAGGCCTGATGGAATACCAGTGCCGGATGGTCGGCACCCTCGGAGAGAAGACCGATTTCATCCTTGGAGTGACGGTTCCGGTTACCTCCCTCTGCCCCTGCTCCCGGGAGATCAGCGCCCGCGGCGCCCACAACCAGCGCAGCGCCATTCATGTTCAGATCCGCTACCGCGGACACGTCTGGCTCGAAGACCTGATCAACTGGATTGAGTCCTGCGGCAGCGCTCCCGTCTATTCACTGCTCAAGCGCGAGGACGAGAAGGCGGTGACGGAGCAGGCGTACGACAATCCGATGTTCGTCGAGGACATGGTGAGGGCGGTGACGGAACAGTTGCGGTCCCGGCCTGAGATCCTCTGGTTTCGGGTGGAGTGCGAGAATTTCGAGTCGATCCACAATCATTCCGCCTATGCCGAGGTGGAGCGAAACAATGTTGAGGGCTGTGGATAA
- a CDS encoding AIPR family protein, whose translation MADSDLREYYRSFLEDIQASAHAAEALREDIFVSKMGELLEDYGEIESFVPCPYRGRGIKVDGYCFDEEFRDITLLVSCFLDEPNHERIKVNDSTVDDHFGRLSRFFEKSLKGLHKTIDVSDEAHDLAKLIHECRDDIRNVKLILVTNGVAKKRPAEVREHDGVDITNIIWDLERAHHFQKTGERERITIDFQEQCGGALPCTVLVQNGKYSTYLAFIPGQALADMYSLWGVRLLDMNVRVFLTAKGKVNMGIRETIRKEPEMFCAYNNGLTVFARSIETIESGNGGTSLLRVEDFQIVNGGQTTASLYHTQKQYKSDLSDVRVQMKLTVVHDESLIDELVPRISEYSNTQNKVQSADLAANQAPHPEIQAISKAIPSPDPTGGSRLTYWFYERARGSYEEYRNLTARTPARKREFDALRPKAQKFDKIRFGKVWNSYLQLPHVVSLGSQKNFARFNEWLRGQKDEDWSAFFRKTIALLILWREMEKTVRRLKYPGHHHLIVTYSLAWLFHLTKSRIHLGKIWDTQSIDQAILDFLEVISGIVNEHIRDTQSNIGEYAKKEECWSKLKEKNLKVPDNVSDSYIEQTGVTIHRPDLPAEKEDIEFCMQKGGVPWFQLARWLKERDFLTGKARSQCVNMGKAIKSGREPSPQLSRPCRKAWEEAEIRGWVWEE comes from the coding sequence ATGGCGGACTCTGACCTCAGAGAGTACTACCGCAGTTTCTTAGAGGACATCCAGGCGTCGGCCCATGCGGCTGAAGCCCTTCGGGAGGACATCTTTGTCTCAAAAATGGGTGAGCTTCTTGAGGACTACGGGGAAATCGAATCGTTTGTTCCCTGCCCCTACCGTGGCAGGGGTATCAAGGTGGATGGATACTGCTTTGACGAGGAGTTCAGGGATATCACACTTCTTGTCTCCTGCTTCCTCGATGAACCCAATCACGAAAGAATCAAGGTCAATGACAGTACTGTCGACGACCATTTTGGCAGGCTTTCCAGATTCTTTGAGAAGAGCCTTAAAGGGTTACACAAGACCATCGATGTCTCGGATGAGGCTCATGACCTGGCAAAGTTGATTCATGAATGCCGAGATGACATCAGGAATGTGAAGCTGATTCTGGTGACCAATGGTGTTGCGAAGAAGCGCCCCGCCGAAGTGAGAGAGCACGACGGTGTGGATATCACCAACATCATCTGGGATTTGGAGAGGGCCCATCATTTTCAGAAGACGGGTGAAAGAGAGAGGATAACTATTGATTTCCAGGAGCAGTGCGGAGGAGCATTGCCGTGTACCGTTCTGGTACAGAACGGGAAGTATTCTACCTATCTTGCCTTCATCCCGGGACAGGCATTGGCCGACATGTATTCGCTGTGGGGGGTTCGCCTGCTCGACATGAATGTCCGGGTTTTTCTTACTGCCAAGGGAAAGGTCAATATGGGCATCCGGGAAACCATTCGCAAAGAGCCGGAAATGTTCTGTGCCTACAACAATGGGCTGACCGTCTTTGCCCGCAGCATTGAGACGATCGAGTCCGGAAATGGCGGCACGAGTCTGCTCCGCGTGGAAGACTTCCAAATCGTTAACGGCGGCCAGACAACCGCCTCTCTGTATCATACGCAGAAACAGTACAAGAGCGATCTCTCCGATGTCCGAGTTCAGATGAAACTGACTGTCGTTCATGACGAATCCCTGATAGATGAACTGGTTCCCCGAATCAGCGAATATTCCAATACCCAGAACAAGGTACAGTCGGCCGATCTTGCGGCGAATCAGGCTCCTCATCCGGAAATTCAGGCGATATCCAAGGCGATACCCTCCCCCGACCCGACAGGAGGATCACGGCTGACCTACTGGTTCTATGAACGTGCCAGGGGCAGCTATGAGGAATACCGGAACCTGACAGCCAGAACGCCTGCGCGGAAGAGGGAGTTTGATGCACTGAGACCCAAGGCGCAGAAGTTTGACAAAATCCGGTTCGGAAAGGTGTGGAACTCATATCTTCAGCTTCCGCATGTAGTCAGTCTTGGATCACAGAAGAACTTTGCCCGGTTCAATGAGTGGCTTCGTGGACAGAAGGATGAGGACTGGTCCGCCTTTTTCAGAAAGACTATTGCACTGCTGATCCTCTGGCGCGAAATGGAGAAGACGGTGCGCCGACTCAAGTACCCGGGGCATCACCACCTGATTGTTACCTATTCGTTGGCTTGGTTGTTCCATCTGACAAAGTCAAGAATCCATCTTGGTAAGATATGGGACACGCAGAGTATTGATCAGGCCATCCTCGATTTTCTTGAGGTCATTTCAGGAATCGTCAACGAGCATATACGCGATACCCAATCGAACATTGGTGAATATGCCAAGAAGGAAGAGTGCTGGTCGAAGCTCAAAGAGAAGAATCTAAAGGTGCCTGATAATGTGTCGGACAGCTACATTGAGCAAACTGGAGTGACAATTCACAGGCCGGACCTACCTGCCGAGAAAGAGGATATCGAGTTCTGCATGCAGAAGGGTGGTGTCCCTTGGTTCCAACTGGCAAGATGGCTCAAGGAAAGGGATTTCCTTACTGGAAAGGCACGAAGTCAGTGTGTAAACATGGGCAAGGCGATCAAGAGTGGGCGCGAGCCCAGCCCCCAACTAAGCCGTCCCTGCAGAAAGGCTTGGGAAGAGGCAGAGATTCGTGGCTGGGTCTGGGAGGAGTGA
- the queC gene encoding 7-cyano-7-deazaguanine synthase QueC, with translation MSKKAVVLYSGGLDSTTCMAMARADGFAPHAMSFAYGQRHSVELDKAVEYAPRIGAVEHQLVEVDLRRIGGSALTSDIAVPRGRAIDDTIPVTYVPARNTIFLSFALGWAEVLGAFDIYIGVNALDYSGYPDCRPEYIAAFEAMANLATKAAVEGRGRYRIHTPLISLTKGEIIRRGLDLGVDYALTHSCYDPSPEGLACGECDSCVLRLKGFAEVGVKDPVKYVRGEA, from the coding sequence ATGTCTAAAAAAGCGGTGGTTCTCTACAGCGGCGGGCTCGATTCCACCACCTGTATGGCGATGGCACGGGCCGATGGCTTTGCACCCCATGCCATGAGCTTTGCCTACGGGCAGCGCCATAGCGTGGAACTGGACAAAGCCGTCGAGTACGCTCCCCGGATCGGGGCGGTGGAACACCAGCTGGTGGAGGTGGACCTGCGCCGGATCGGCGGCAGTGCGCTGACCTCCGATATCGCGGTGCCCAGGGGGCGGGCCATCGATGACACCATCCCGGTGACGTACGTTCCGGCCCGCAACACGATCTTTCTCTCCTTCGCCCTGGGGTGGGCCGAGGTACTGGGCGCCTTCGACATCTATATCGGGGTAAACGCCCTCGACTACTCGGGCTATCCCGACTGCCGGCCGGAGTACATCGCGGCCTTCGAGGCCATGGCCAACCTCGCCACCAAAGCGGCGGTGGAGGGGCGGGGGCGTTACCGCATTCACACTCCGCTGATCAGTCTCACGAAAGGTGAAATCATTCGGCGCGGACTCGACCTGGGGGTCGATTACGCCCTGACTCACTCCTGCTACGATCCGTCTCCGGAGGGGCTGGCCTGCGGCGAGTGCGACTCCTGCGTGCTGCGTCTCAAAGGGTTCGCCGAGGTCGGAGTGAAGGACCCTGTGAAGTACGTGAGGGGTGAGGCGTGA
- a CDS encoding HD domain-containing protein encodes MTDLEYVEQSLFLPSGKERMEAFLEDERLRSILPEVYRLEDVPQPPDYHPEGDALIHSLLTVRHLPEDPDRRLAWAALLHDVGKALVTREIDGRIRAFGHDREGAKLAAKILNRLGMEERTAADVEWLIRNHMFALSWQIEEEEKLTRRQWRFIEDRRFPLLLDLMEIDSLAAGGNPVKLEQVDFYREARSLLG; translated from the coding sequence GTGACCGATCTGGAATATGTGGAACAATCTTTGTTCCTCCCTTCCGGCAAAGAGCGAATGGAGGCTTTTCTCGAAGACGAACGCCTGCGGTCGATCCTGCCCGAGGTCTACCGTCTGGAAGATGTTCCCCAGCCTCCCGACTACCACCCGGAAGGGGATGCGCTCATCCATTCCCTGCTGACGGTGCGCCACCTGCCGGAAGATCCGGACCGGCGGCTGGCCTGGGCCGCCCTGCTCCACGATGTCGGAAAGGCTCTCGTCACCCGGGAGATCGATGGAAGGATCCGGGCCTTCGGCCATGACCGGGAGGGAGCAAAGCTAGCGGCGAAAATCCTGAACCGCCTTGGAATGGAAGAGCGGACGGCGGCGGATGTGGAGTGGCTGATCCGCAATCACATGTTCGCCCTCTCCTGGCAGATCGAGGAGGAAGAGAAGCTCACCCGGCGTCAGTGGCGGTTCATCGAGGATCGCCGATTTCCTCTTCTTCTGGATCTCATGGAGATCGATTCCCTGGCCGCGGGGGGAAATCCGGTAAAACTGGAGCAGGTCGATTTTTACCGAGAGGCCCGTTCCCTGCTCGGGTGA
- a CDS encoding type II toxin-antitoxin system RelE/ParE family toxin: MSYSLEFKESALKEWKKLDGAIREQFKKKLAERLVRPCVESARLKGMADCYKIKLKNAGYRLVYQVDASRVVVIVVAVGKRENLAVYKVAGKRVRE; this comes from the coding sequence ATGAGCTATAGCCTCGAATTCAAGGAATCGGCCCTGAAGGAGTGGAAGAAGCTCGATGGGGCGATCCGTGAACAGTTTAAGAAGAAGCTTGCCGAGCGCCTGGTCCGGCCGTGTGTCGAATCGGCCCGGCTCAAGGGAATGGCCGACTGCTATAAGATCAAGCTGAAAAATGCCGGCTATCGGCTGGTCTATCAGGTGGACGCCAGCCGGGTGGTGGTCATCGTCGTGGCGGTGGGAAAGCGGGAGAATCTGGCGGTGTACAAGGTGGCGGGTAAGCGGGTGAGGGAGTGA
- a CDS encoding TIGR04282 family arsenosugar biosynthesis glycosyltransferase: METVDKLSSGRGLDGMAVGVFAKEPVAGRVKTRLCPPLTPAQAAQLYRISLLETVSVMSDAGFDPVVFYAGDEAFFRRTFPRTRLVPQGEGNLGERMERALELLLGECAAAVLIGSDSPDLPPSHVKEAFAALAEADFVTAPSRDGGYVLVGERRHHPELFRNIPWSTDAVLETTRRRAVEESVNYGEVGGWDDVDDLVSLTRLLLRSPSTATSRFARKILFPHSF; this comes from the coding sequence GTGGAAACGGTGGATAAGCTGTCGTCCGGGCGGGGTTTGGATGGGATGGCCGTGGGGGTTTTCGCCAAGGAGCCGGTCGCGGGGAGGGTTAAAACACGACTTTGTCCCCCACTGACCCCCGCCCAGGCGGCGCAGCTCTACCGGATCTCGTTGCTGGAGACCGTATCGGTCATGTCCGACGCGGGGTTTGATCCGGTCGTTTTTTATGCCGGCGATGAGGCGTTTTTCAGGCGCACCTTTCCGAGAACGCGGCTGGTTCCCCAAGGGGAGGGAAACCTTGGAGAGCGCATGGAGAGGGCCCTTGAGCTCCTTCTCGGCGAGTGTGCAGCCGCGGTCCTCATCGGTTCCGACAGTCCCGACCTTCCCCCCTCTCATGTAAAGGAAGCCTTCGCTGCCCTGGCGGAGGCCGATTTCGTCACGGCCCCGTCGCGGGACGGCGGCTACGTGCTGGTAGGCGAACGGCGGCATCACCCGGAGCTGTTCCGAAATATCCCCTGGAGCACGGATGCCGTTCTCGAGACCACCCGCCGGCGGGCTGTCGAGGAGTCGGTAAATTACGGCGAGGTCGGCGGATGGGACGATGTCGACGATCTCGTCTCTTTGACGCGCCTGCTGCTGCGCTCCCCGTCTACGGCCACCTCACGCTTCGCCAGGAAAATTCTTTTCCCCCACTCTTTCTAA
- a CDS encoding type II toxin-antitoxin system Phd/YefM family antitoxin produces MERLYARASVSISDLKKNPSRIIHEAEGTPVAILNHNKPSAYLVPAEAFEALMEKLEDYELSRVVKEREGEPSVPVSLDEL; encoded by the coding sequence ATGGAAAGACTATATGCCCGCGCCTCAGTCAGCATCAGCGACCTGAAGAAAAACCCTTCCCGGATCATCCATGAAGCCGAGGGGACCCCCGTCGCTATCCTGAACCACAACAAACCCAGCGCCTATCTCGTCCCCGCCGAGGCTTTCGAGGCCCTCATGGAAAAGCTCGAAGACTACGAGCTCTCCCGCGTCGTCAAAGAGCGGGAGGGTGAACCGTCTGTTCCGGTTTCCCTCGATGAGCTATAG
- a CDS encoding penicillin-binding protein 1A, with amino-acid sequence MTALKFLRLSLYIGTALLVTGIAALAGAYFYVASSLPRVDTLADYRPPIISHVYSDDGQVIAEFYKERRIVVPVSRMPRQLVQAFVAAEDSNFFEHQGIDLTSILRAALKNLKAGGIVQGGSTITQQVAKSLLLTPEKKFSRKFKEAILARRMEKKLSKEEILYLYLNQIYLGHGAYGVQAASENYFAKDVEDLTLAECSILAGLPRAPSRYSPYRYLDRAKERQKYVLGRMVEEGYIVRDEAEAAFAEELTILPRVNTHITEAAYFTEQVRRYLEQTYGEEVLYTGGLQVHTTMNLTMQQAAQEAVRKNLRDHDKRQGYRGPERVLSSTEVDAFLSEQGEILGGETPETGSVIQGVLSGGSGKELIVRIGSFSGRLPIDKGHWAAPLRVVSADRAASGNALKSSTDLPVGSLLQVRVEDRLEDGALLLSLEQHPEAQGALLALDPRSGQVRAMVGGYDFNESQFNRAIQARRLPGSAIKPLIYAAALDKGYTPATVILDTPLIYEETSDSGEETQWKPKNYSERFYGPTSVRTALTKSHNVITIKILEDIGVRYAANYIRKLGIESPLARDLTLALGSSALTPLELATAYTVFASGGVRVTPTYITRIVDRDGMVLESLDTADFPEGPREGQRLIRQSPQRVISPETAYLITNLMESVVRNGTGWRAKALHRPVAGKTGTTNDLKDAWFAGFVPQLVAVSWVGYDQERPLGKNETGSLAAAPAWMDFMQEAVKGMEPADFSVPDSIEFRPIDPLTGLLAPEDGGDVYIEVFAPGTAPSRYALDEKKLQARDFFKLDLQ; translated from the coding sequence ATGACCGCACTGAAGTTTCTGCGCCTTTCTCTTTACATCGGAACCGCTCTGCTGGTGACGGGCATTGCCGCTCTCGCGGGCGCATATTTTTATGTCGCCAGCTCGCTCCCCCGCGTCGACACGCTGGCGGATTACCGTCCGCCGATCATCTCCCATGTCTACAGTGACGATGGGCAGGTCATCGCGGAGTTCTATAAAGAACGGCGTATCGTCGTACCCGTCTCCCGCATGCCCCGCCAGCTCGTCCAGGCCTTCGTCGCTGCCGAGGATTCCAACTTCTTCGAACATCAGGGAATCGATCTGACATCCATTCTCCGGGCCGCTCTCAAGAATCTGAAGGCTGGCGGAATCGTTCAGGGAGGAAGCACGATCACCCAGCAGGTAGCCAAGAGTCTGCTCCTCACTCCCGAGAAGAAGTTCTCCCGCAAGTTCAAGGAAGCCATCCTGGCCAGGCGCATGGAAAAAAAGCTCTCCAAAGAGGAGATTCTCTACCTCTATCTCAACCAGATCTATCTGGGGCATGGGGCCTACGGCGTGCAGGCGGCGTCGGAGAACTATTTCGCCAAGGATGTCGAGGATCTCACCCTGGCCGAATGCTCCATCCTGGCCGGACTGCCCCGGGCTCCCAGTCGCTATTCACCCTACCGATACCTTGACCGGGCCAAAGAGCGCCAGAAGTACGTCCTCGGACGAATGGTGGAAGAAGGATATATTGTCCGGGATGAGGCCGAAGCCGCCTTCGCGGAGGAGTTGACCATTCTTCCCCGGGTGAACACCCATATCACCGAAGCCGCCTATTTCACTGAGCAGGTGCGCCGCTACCTGGAGCAGACCTACGGCGAGGAGGTCCTCTACACCGGGGGCCTGCAAGTGCACACCACCATGAATCTCACCATGCAGCAGGCGGCCCAGGAAGCCGTCCGGAAAAACCTCCGCGACCATGACAAGCGCCAGGGTTATCGGGGGCCTGAACGAGTCCTGTCGTCCACGGAGGTCGACGCTTTTCTTTCCGAACAGGGTGAAATTCTAGGGGGAGAAACTCCTGAAACGGGGAGCGTTATCCAAGGGGTCCTGTCCGGCGGATCGGGTAAGGAACTCATTGTCCGCATCGGCTCCTTCAGTGGTCGCCTCCCCATCGACAAGGGGCATTGGGCCGCTCCCCTTCGGGTGGTATCCGCCGACCGGGCAGCGTCGGGCAACGCCCTGAAGAGCAGTACCGATCTTCCCGTCGGCTCCCTCCTTCAGGTCAGGGTGGAGGATCGGCTGGAGGACGGCGCCCTGCTCCTCTCCCTTGAACAGCACCCCGAAGCCCAGGGCGCCCTGCTCGCCCTCGATCCTCGCTCCGGCCAGGTCAGGGCCATGGTGGGAGGCTATGATTTCAACGAAAGCCAGTTCAACCGGGCTATCCAGGCACGCCGGCTTCCAGGATCGGCGATCAAGCCTCTCATCTATGCCGCGGCTCTGGATAAGGGTTATACCCCGGCTACGGTCATCCTCGATACACCCCTGATCTATGAGGAGACCTCCGATTCGGGAGAGGAGACCCAGTGGAAGCCGAAAAACTATTCAGAAAGGTTCTACGGTCCCACTTCCGTCCGCACCGCCCTGACCAAATCGCACAATGTAATAACCATCAAAATTCTGGAGGATATCGGGGTCAGATACGCGGCCAATTACATCCGCAAGCTCGGCATTGAATCTCCCCTGGCCAGGGACCTTACCCTCGCTCTGGGCTCCTCCGCCCTCACCCCCCTGGAGCTGGCCACCGCTTATACCGTTTTCGCCTCAGGCGGCGTGCGGGTGACTCCGACTTATATCACCCGCATCGTCGATCGCGACGGCATGGTGCTGGAGTCCCTGGACACCGCCGACTTCCCGGAAGGTCCCAGGGAAGGACAGCGCCTTATTCGACAGTCGCCGCAGCGCGTCATCTCTCCCGAAACCGCCTACCTGATTACCAATCTCATGGAGAGCGTGGTTCGCAATGGCACCGGTTGGCGGGCCAAAGCACTCCACCGGCCCGTGGCCGGAAAGACAGGGACCACCAACGATCTCAAAGATGCCTGGTTTGCCGGCTTTGTGCCCCAGTTGGTTGCCGTCTCCTGGGTCGGCTATGATCAGGAGCGCCCGCTGGGGAAAAATGAAACCGGTTCTCTGGCCGCGGCTCCGGCCTGGATGGATTTCATGCAGGAGGCGGTCAAGGGTATGGAGCCGGCGGATTTTTCCGTCCCCGACTCCATAGAGTTTCGCCCCATCGATCCCTTGACCGGACTTCTCGCCCCCGAGGATGGCGGCGATGTATACATCGAGGTTTTCGCTCCGGGAACAGCTCCTTCCCGATATGCCCTGGATGAGAAAAAGCTCCAGGCCAGGGATTTCTTCAAGCTCGATCTCCAGTAA